One Candidatus Aminicenantes bacterium genomic window carries:
- a CDS encoding right-handed parallel beta-helix repeat-containing protein, protein MANTSSFGRRDWIIVVLGLACLAGGLSSGQGGGTGTLLPDGREFVSWERPLRFDKTYYVDNRNPRAADSNPGTEESPFLTINKAAQILQPGERVVIRTGVYRERIDPARGGTDADHLIDYEAAPGANVVVKGSRLVKAGWRVSSGYKIDPPEPARAQVKIYELRLDDLDFQGYNPFGMASIMQDRVYLMPKPEELWRHLVRRGMIFVDGRRLAQVELFRDLGAKDGAFWCEHDGLTIHVRLPGDADPVRHEVELAIQEQVFAPRTRGLGFIRVKGLTFEHAANGFPVPQRGLVSLSRGHHWIIEDCVLRQANGVALDIGAQDWDMETPAVVGRSIVRRNHIDGAGVCGIAGMAVQDTLIESNLIEHIGDRDVELAWETGGIKLHAAKSCLLRRNVIRHTLHAEAIWLDYENANTRITGNVMGDTLETLRGGIYLEASHEPNMIDDNLIWKATAGAGGGSYNMPGHGGWGITVDGSDETVVAHNLIGWTQDAGLKFRAIEDRIVSGRGGTARRSKVLANIFFRCGKAIDFANLDNTVDGNLYTRDWGGVRDETQSVGRGLIWVPDSGTTLRLDLDAWRKYFGFDKNSAYADMDIDVDLDALTMTWSVKGAVPRAPAGTHFLLDLVGQAAEPVRPPGPLARVPDAPTKVSIDPRR, encoded by the coding sequence ATGGCAAACACAAGCTCTTTCGGCCGGCGGGATTGGATCATCGTTGTCTTGGGCTTGGCTTGTTTGGCCGGAGGCCTGTCCTCCGGCCAGGGCGGCGGAACCGGAACGCTGCTGCCGGACGGCCGCGAGTTCGTCTCCTGGGAGAGGCCGCTCCGATTCGACAAGACATATTACGTCGATAATCGGAATCCGCGCGCGGCCGATTCGAACCCCGGCACGGAAGAATCGCCGTTTCTGACCATCAACAAAGCGGCTCAGATTCTGCAGCCGGGCGAGCGCGTGGTCATCAGGACGGGGGTCTATCGCGAGCGCATCGATCCGGCGCGGGGAGGCACGGACGCCGATCATCTGATCGATTATGAGGCGGCTCCCGGTGCGAACGTCGTGGTCAAAGGCTCGCGTCTGGTCAAGGCCGGCTGGCGCGTCTCGTCCGGCTACAAGATCGACCCTCCCGAGCCCGCCCGCGCTCAAGTGAAGATCTACGAGCTCCGCTTGGACGACCTCGATTTCCAAGGCTATAACCCCTTCGGCATGGCCAGCATCATGCAGGACCGCGTCTACCTGATGCCCAAGCCGGAAGAGTTGTGGCGGCATCTGGTGCGCCGAGGCATGATCTTCGTGGACGGCCGGCGCCTGGCCCAAGTCGAGCTCTTCCGGGATCTGGGCGCCAAAGACGGCGCCTTCTGGTGCGAGCACGACGGGCTGACGATCCATGTCCGCCTCCCCGGCGACGCGGATCCCGTTCGCCACGAAGTGGAGCTCGCCATCCAGGAGCAGGTCTTCGCTCCCCGGACGCGCGGGCTCGGATTCATCCGGGTGAAAGGGCTGACTTTCGAGCACGCGGCCAACGGCTTTCCGGTCCCCCAGCGCGGCCTGGTCTCCTTGAGCCGCGGCCATCACTGGATCATCGAGGATTGCGTCCTGCGGCAGGCCAACGGCGTTGCGCTCGACATCGGCGCCCAGGATTGGGATATGGAAACGCCCGCGGTGGTCGGCCGTTCGATCGTGCGCCGCAATCACATCGACGGCGCGGGCGTGTGCGGGATTGCCGGGATGGCGGTGCAGGACACGCTCATCGAGTCCAACCTGATCGAGCATATTGGAGACCGGGACGTGGAGCTGGCCTGGGAGACGGGCGGGATCAAGCTGCACGCGGCCAAGAGCTGCCTGCTCCGCCGCAACGTCATCCGGCATACCCTCCACGCCGAGGCGATCTGGCTCGATTACGAAAACGCCAATACCCGCATTACCGGGAACGTGATGGGCGATACCCTTGAAACGCTCCGGGGCGGCATCTATCTCGAGGCCTCCCACGAGCCCAACATGATCGACGACAACCTCATCTGGAAGGCGACCGCGGGCGCGGGGGGGGGATCCTACAACATGCCGGGCCACGGCGGCTGGGGCATCACCGTGGACGGCAGCGACGAGACGGTCGTGGCTCACAACCTGATCGGCTGGACCCAGGACGCCGGCCTTAAATTCCGGGCCATCGAGGATCGGATCGTGAGCGGGCGGGGCGGCACGGCGCGACGAAGCAAGGTCTTGGCCAATATCTTCTTCCGCTGCGGCAAGGCCATCGATTTCGCCAACCTCGACAACACCGTCGACGGGAATCTCTACACCCGGGACTGGGGCGGTGTGCGTGACGAAACCCAATCGGTCGGCCGCGGGTTGATCTGGGTCCCCGACTCGGGGACGACCCTGCGGCTCGATCTCGACGCCTGGCGGAAGTATTTCGGTTTCGATAAAAACAGCGCCTACGCAGATATGGACATCGATGTCGACCTCGACGCCTTGACCATGACCTGGTCGGTTAAAGGCGCGGTGCCGCGCGCTCCGGCCGGGACGCATTTCCTATTGGATCTCGTCGGCCAGGCCGCAGAGCCGGTGCGGCCGCCCGGGCCGCTGGCCCGCGTGCCGGATGCGCCGACCAAGGTGAGCATCGACCCCCGACGCTAG